CGGCCTGATCAAGGCGATCGACCGGTTCGAGCTGAGCCGCGGTGTGGAGTTCCCGACCTTCGCGATGCCGACGATCGTCGGCGAGATCAAGCGCTTCTTCCGTGACACCAGCTGGTCCGTGCGCGTACCGCGCCGGCTCCAGGAGCTGCGGCTCGACCTGGCGAAGGCGGGCGACGAGCTCGCCCAGCAGCTGGACCGCGCGCCCACGGTGGCGGAGCTGTCCGAGCGTCTGGGCATCACCCCGGACGAGGTCGTCGAGGGCATGTCCGCGAGCAACGCGTACACCGCGAGCTCGCTGGACGCCAAGCCCGAGGAGGACGACGGCGAGGGCGCCCTCGCGGACCGCATCGGCTACGAGGACCACGGGCTCGAAGGCATCGAGTACGTCGAGTCGCTGAAGCCGATGATCGCCGCGCTGCCCGCCCGGGACCGGATGATCCTCTCGCTCCGCTTCGTCAGCAACATGACGCAGTCGGAGATCGGCGAGGAGCTGAACATCTCGCAGATGCACGTCTCCCGGCTGCTCTCCCGCACGCTGACCAAGCTCCGCAAGGGTCTGACCCTGGAGGAGTGACCCGCCCCGCCCGGCCCGCCGCCC
This sequence is a window from Streptomyces parvus. Protein-coding genes within it:
- a CDS encoding RNA polymerase sigma factor SigF; this translates as MSPRLDVARTQNASSACPQGPTNSDSPAASAVPGPRAGTTGSTTSTTSDFFGAPGAGLEGLPEIPPYAEVGALDARALSKTLFERLESLEEGTHEYSYVRNTLVELNLALVKFAASRFRSRSEPMEDIVQVGTIGLIKAIDRFELSRGVEFPTFAMPTIVGEIKRFFRDTSWSVRVPRRLQELRLDLAKAGDELAQQLDRAPTVAELSERLGITPDEVVEGMSASNAYTASSLDAKPEEDDGEGALADRIGYEDHGLEGIEYVESLKPMIAALPARDRMILSLRFVSNMTQSEIGEELNISQMHVSRLLSRTLTKLRKGLTLEE